The Sphingosinithalassobacter sp. CS137 genome includes a region encoding these proteins:
- a CDS encoding M61 family metallopeptidase codes for MRNWATGAAVVALAMAGSAHAQDSAPDAPVSYDVSFPEAEHHEARITVTYRDLPAEPVTFRMSRSSPGRYAIHEFAKNVYSVSAVDGAGNPLPIARTDPYSWTVPEHDGTVALSYTLYADRADGTYSQIDTTHAHLNMPATFLWAEGQEERRIRVRFEPLEGADWKVATQLPAVDGEANAYWAPNLQYFMDSPTELSDHMVREWQVGDQTIRLAIHHQGSAESADRFAEMAKRVVDAQIAVWGELPRFDYGSYTFIADYLPWVSGDGMEHRNSTILSNTRGLEAANYQQIGTLSHEFIHAWNVERLRPAELQPFDFTQANPTPSLWFAEGFTSYYAPLALIRAGEWDLGQFLNVTGGTLNYIVNAPGRRYGSPQEMSLRAPFVDAATAIDPVNESIFTSYYPYGQIIGLALDLTLRQRFEGVTLDDYMRLLWETHGRSERPYTPDDLQAALAQVTGDAAFAEQFFAETIEASGLPDFAPLLAQAGLSYELARPTAAWAGPVGLEAGEGGVRVTQAPPPGSPLYAAGVDTGDTILAVDGAAVADPGAWSAATQARAPGDRVVVAVRRRDGSEVALPMTYAADPAITIVPFEAKGMPLTDAQRAFRQAWLGTAG; via the coding sequence ATGCGGAATTGGGCGACGGGTGCGGCGGTTGTGGCGCTGGCGATGGCGGGTTCGGCGCATGCGCAGGATAGCGCACCGGACGCGCCGGTCTCCTATGACGTCTCCTTTCCCGAGGCGGAGCATCACGAGGCGCGGATCACCGTCACCTATCGCGACCTGCCCGCCGAACCGGTCACCTTCCGCATGTCGCGCTCGTCGCCGGGGCGCTATGCGATCCACGAATTCGCCAAGAACGTCTATTCGGTTTCCGCGGTCGACGGCGCGGGCAATCCGCTGCCGATCGCGCGCACCGATCCCTACAGCTGGACGGTGCCCGAGCATGACGGGACGGTGGCGCTGAGCTACACGCTCTATGCCGATCGGGCCGACGGCACCTATTCGCAGATCGACACTACCCATGCGCATCTCAACATGCCCGCCACCTTCCTGTGGGCCGAGGGGCAGGAGGAGCGCCGCATCCGCGTGCGGTTCGAGCCGCTGGAAGGCGCCGACTGGAAGGTCGCGACTCAGCTGCCGGCGGTCGACGGCGAGGCGAATGCCTATTGGGCGCCCAACCTCCAATATTTCATGGACAGCCCCACCGAGCTGAGCGACCACATGGTCCGCGAATGGCAGGTGGGCGACCAGACAATCCGCCTCGCAATCCATCACCAGGGCAGCGCCGAAAGCGCCGATCGCTTCGCCGAAATGGCCAAGCGCGTCGTCGATGCGCAGATCGCCGTCTGGGGCGAGCTGCCGCGGTTCGACTATGGCAGCTACACTTTCATCGCCGATTATCTGCCGTGGGTTTCCGGCGACGGAATGGAGCATCGCAATTCGACGATTCTCAGCAACACGCGCGGGCTCGAAGCGGCGAACTATCAGCAGATCGGCACGCTCAGCCACGAGTTCATTCACGCCTGGAACGTCGAGCGGCTGCGCCCTGCGGAACTGCAACCGTTCGATTTCACCCAAGCAAATCCCACGCCTTCGCTATGGTTCGCCGAGGGCTTCACCAGCTATTATGCGCCGCTGGCACTGATCCGGGCCGGCGAATGGGACCTCGGCCAGTTCCTCAATGTGACCGGCGGAACACTCAACTACATCGTCAACGCTCCCGGCCGCCGCTATGGCTCGCCGCAAGAGATGAGCCTGCGCGCTCCGTTCGTCGATGCGGCGACGGCGATCGACCCGGTCAACGAGAGCATCTTCACCTCCTACTATCCCTATGGCCAGATCATCGGGCTCGCGCTCGACCTGACGTTGCGCCAGCGGTTCGAGGGCGTGACGCTGGACGATTACATGCGCCTGCTGTGGGAAACGCACGGACGCTCCGAGCGGCCCTATACGCCCGATGATCTGCAGGCGGCGCTCGCGCAGGTGACCGGCGACGCGGCCTTCGCCGAGCAATTCTTCGCCGAGACCATCGAGGCGAGCGGCTTGCCCGATTTCGCGCCGCTGCTCGCGCAGGCGGGCCTTTCCTACGAGCTGGCGCGGCCCACGGCAGCCTGGGCGGGACCGGTCGGGCTCGAAGCGGGCGAAGGAGGCGTGCGCGTGACGCAGGCTCCGCCGCCGGGATCGCCGCTCTATGCGGCTGGCGTCGACACCGGCGACACCATTCTGGCCGTCGATGGCGCCGCCGTGGCGGACCCCGGCGCCTGGAGCGCCGCCACGCAGGCGCGTGCGCCCGGCGACCGGGTGGTCGTGGCGGTCCGCCGCCGCGATGGAAGCGAAGTCGCCCTGCCGATGACCTATGCCGCCGATCCTGCAATCACGATCGTGCCGTTTGAAGCCAAGGGGATGCCGCTGACCGATGCGCAGCGCGCCTTCCGTCAGGCGTGGCTGGGCACCGCCGGATAG
- a CDS encoding class I SAM-dependent methyltransferase, whose amino-acid sequence MLKRLHARIVFGRRVRKLSVAVAQRLPHGARVLDIGAGSGDLARRVMALRPDVTIEGVDVLVRPDTAIPVRPYDGVSLPFPDAGFDAAILVDVLHHTDDPGAVLAEAARVARHVVVKDHFRDGLAAGATLRLMDWVGNAAHGVRLPYNYLSRREWAALWRERGLLPGELADRLALYPGPLGWFFDRRLHFVTVLTAGGGAAGIAR is encoded by the coding sequence ATGCTCAAGCGCCTGCATGCCCGTATCGTGTTCGGCCGCCGCGTTCGAAAGCTCTCGGTGGCGGTGGCGCAGCGCCTGCCGCACGGTGCGCGCGTGCTCGATATCGGCGCGGGCAGCGGCGACCTCGCGCGGCGGGTGATGGCGCTGCGGCCCGATGTGACGATCGAGGGCGTCGACGTGCTCGTGCGTCCTGACACTGCCATTCCCGTCCGGCCCTATGACGGCGTCAGCCTGCCCTTCCCCGACGCCGGTTTCGACGCCGCGATCCTCGTCGATGTGTTGCACCACACCGACGATCCGGGCGCGGTGCTGGCAGAGGCCGCGCGGGTCGCGCGCCATGTCGTCGTGAAGGACCATTTCCGCGACGGCCTCGCCGCCGGCGCGACGCTGCGGCTGATGGACTGGGTGGGCAACGCCGCCCACGGGGTTCGCCTGCCTTACAACTATCTTTCGCGGCGTGAATGGGCAGCGCTGTGGCGCGAGCGCGGGCTCCTGCCCGGCGAGCTTGCCGATCGGCTCGCGCTGTATCCGGGGCCGCTCGGCTGGTTCTTCGACCGGCGGCTCCACTTCGTGACGGTGCTGACCGCCGGCGGCGGAGCAGCCGGGATCGCGCGCTGA
- a CDS encoding GNAT family N-acetyltransferase codes for MSALPITARIADGVASIPAAHWDACAGSRNPFVSHAFLSILERSGSATPRAGWQSMPLVIDDAAGMPVAVAPAYAKSHSQGEYVFDHAWADAWERAGGRYYPKVQVAVPFTPVPGPRLLLRADAPEAAAAALIAAIEALTDQNRLSSAHATFVAPEQLPEFERAGWLVRAGTQFHWANRDYDSFDAFLGDLASRKRKAIRKERAAALESGITVRHLSGAAITEAHWNAFWEFYQDTGSRKWGRPYLTRPFFSMLGEAMGDKVLLILAERDGRPIAGALNLIGADTLYGRYWGCVEDVPFLHFELCYYQAIDAAIARGLSSVEAGAQGEHKLARGYAPVRTWSAHYLPDPGFRRAVADYLDREREAVAAEEEYLGELMPFRKASA; via the coding sequence GTGAGCGCCCTTCCCATCACTGCCCGCATCGCCGATGGTGTCGCTTCGATCCCGGCGGCGCACTGGGACGCCTGCGCCGGCAGTCGCAACCCGTTCGTCAGCCACGCCTTTCTGTCGATCCTCGAGCGATCCGGCTCGGCGACGCCACGCGCCGGCTGGCAGTCGATGCCGCTGGTGATCGACGATGCCGCGGGTATGCCGGTCGCGGTGGCCCCCGCCTATGCCAAGTCGCACAGCCAGGGCGAATATGTGTTCGATCATGCCTGGGCCGATGCCTGGGAGCGCGCCGGCGGTCGCTATTATCCCAAGGTGCAGGTGGCGGTGCCGTTCACGCCGGTACCGGGCCCGCGGCTGCTGCTGCGCGCCGACGCACCCGAGGCGGCCGCCGCCGCGCTGATCGCCGCGATCGAGGCGCTGACCGACCAGAACCGCCTGTCGTCGGCGCACGCCACTTTCGTGGCGCCCGAACAGCTGCCGGAGTTCGAACGGGCCGGCTGGCTGGTACGCGCCGGCACGCAATTCCACTGGGCCAACCGGGACTACGACAGCTTCGACGCGTTCCTCGGCGACCTTGCCAGCCGCAAGCGCAAGGCGATCCGCAAGGAGCGTGCCGCGGCGCTGGAGAGCGGCATCACCGTTCGCCATCTGAGCGGCGCGGCGATCACCGAGGCGCACTGGAACGCCTTTTGGGAATTCTACCAGGATACCGGCAGCCGCAAATGGGGCCGCCCCTATCTCACCCGGCCCTTCTTCTCGATGCTCGGCGAGGCGATGGGCGACAAGGTGCTGCTGATCCTGGCCGAGCGGGACGGCCGGCCGATCGCCGGCGCGCTCAACCTGATCGGCGCGGACACGCTCTATGGCCGCTATTGGGGGTGCGTCGAGGACGTGCCGTTCCTCCATTTCGAGCTCTGCTATTATCAGGCAATCGACGCCGCGATCGCGCGCGGTCTCTCCAGCGTCGAGGCAGGCGCGCAGGGCGAGCACAAGCTGGCGCGCGGCTATGCGCCGGTGCGCACCTGGTCGGCGCATTATCTGCCCGATCCCGGTTTCCGGCGCGCCGTCGCCGACTATCTGGACCGCGAGCGCGAGGCAGTCGCGGCGGAAGAGGAGTATCTGGGCGAACTGATGCCGTTCAGGAAGGCCTCGGCGTAA
- a CDS encoding glycosyltransferase family 2 protein has translation MSAAPARARPLPRTPTPSSAAAPIELSIVMPCLNEAETLAVCIKKANAFLARHGVAGEIIVADNGSTDGSQQIANALGARIVAIEARGYGAALIGGIAAARGRYVAMGDADDSYDFEALLPFVESLRAGADLVMGNRFRGGIAPGAMPALHKYLGNPVLSFVGRTFFGTRVGDFHCGLRAFRRDAVLALGLTAPGMEFASEMVVKAALRGLDIREVPTTLQPDGRSRPPHLRTWRDGWRHLRFLLIYAPKWLLLYPGLALAAAGLLGVIGLLPGDVALGQIRLGVHTMIFAAMAVLIGSQLVGLSVLARRYGAIAGLWPESGLMRRVRNWFTVERACIAGALMLAGGIAGAGLATAIWAQSGFGAMDPADLMRLTIPSMLLGCLGVQTVVTAFFIGLLDQPRR, from the coding sequence ATGTCCGCCGCCCCTGCCCGCGCCCGGCCACTGCCGCGCACTCCTACGCCGTCCAGCGCTGCCGCACCGATCGAGCTTTCGATCGTGATGCCGTGCCTCAACGAGGCGGAGACGCTGGCGGTCTGCATCAAGAAGGCCAATGCGTTTCTCGCAAGGCATGGCGTGGCGGGCGAAATCATCGTCGCCGACAATGGCTCGACCGACGGTTCGCAGCAGATCGCCAACGCGCTGGGAGCGCGGATCGTGGCGATAGAGGCACGCGGCTATGGCGCCGCACTGATCGGCGGAATCGCCGCGGCGCGCGGCCGCTATGTGGCGATGGGTGATGCCGACGACAGCTATGATTTCGAAGCGCTGCTGCCGTTCGTCGAAAGCCTTCGCGCGGGCGCCGACCTGGTGATGGGCAACCGCTTCCGCGGCGGCATCGCGCCCGGCGCCATGCCGGCGCTCCACAAATATCTGGGCAATCCGGTGCTCAGCTTCGTCGGCCGGACCTTCTTCGGCACGCGCGTTGGCGATTTTCACTGCGGCTTGCGTGCGTTCCGCCGCGACGCGGTGCTTGCCCTGGGTCTGACCGCGCCCGGAATGGAATTCGCAAGCGAGATGGTGGTGAAGGCCGCGCTGCGCGGGCTCGACATTCGCGAAGTGCCGACCACGCTTCAGCCCGACGGGCGCAGCCGCCCGCCGCACCTGCGCACCTGGCGCGACGGATGGCGGCATCTGCGCTTCCTGCTGATCTATGCTCCGAAGTGGCTGCTGCTCTATCCGGGGCTGGCGCTCGCGGCGGCGGGATTGCTGGGCGTGATCGGATTGCTCCCCGGCGACGTCGCACTCGGCCAGATCCGACTGGGCGTGCACACGATGATCTTCGCGGCGATGGCAGTGCTGATCGGGTCGCAATTGGTGGGCCTCAGCGTGCTCGCGCGGCGCTATGGCGCGATCGCAGGACTCTGGCCCGAAAGCGGCTTGATGCGCCGCGTGCGCAACTGGTTCACCGTCGAGCGGGCGTGCATCGCCGGTGCGCTGATGCTGGCGGGTGGGATCGCCGGCGCGGGACTTGCGACGGCGATCTGGGCGCAGAGCGGATTCGGCGCGATGGACCCGGCGGATCTGATGCGGCTCACCATCCCGTCGATGCTGCTCGGCTGCCTTGGCGTGCAAACGGTGGTGACTGCCTTCTTCATCGGCCTGCTCGATCAGCCGCGCCGCTGA